From the genome of Monomorium pharaonis isolate MP-MQ-018 chromosome 1, ASM1337386v2, whole genome shotgun sequence:
catcTCATTGTTTTCTAATGCttgtaaattttgattattactGTACTAATTTAGTGGCATTTTAATCAATGCTTTGCCTTAgggcaatttaaataaagaggCACATCGTGTCTCGTCTTTTGCAGATAATAAGATGGTTGAAGCCTTGGCGGGTTGCGAGCCAGACATGCTTCAAGTGTCCAATATCCCGAATGTCCTGGAGACAGATCAGAGAGTTCTCGGACAATTATCGGATCTCTATGATCGAGAATTAGTCGGCATAATCGGTAATTATCAACGTGacagttaatattaataattgaaattttcttttgttcaGCGGATGTTTAATCACGTTATTCTGCACAGGTTGGGCCAAGCAGATCCCAGGGTTCAGCAGTTTAGCGCTGAATGATCAAATGCGACTTCTGCAGAGTACTTGGGCCGAAATATTAACTTTCACTCTAGCGTGGAGAAGTACACCTAACACTGGCAGATTGAGGTTTGCACAAGATTTTTCACTAGACGAAAGACTCGCACGCGAATGTCATTGTATGGAGCTCTACACACatgtaagtaattttttattgtataaaaatttatttacaattatatatcttaatacTACTactattcattttattaataaactatcattaaatagaaaaaagtaaatttattatatttaaaataattcaataagatgatagagaaaaattataagtaaagcTTGAAATTCGTATTTCTCGTTTtatcttttacaaatataaatgtagGGCCGCTgggaaacaattttttccttagttatataacaaaatagaaaGCTAATATCATAAATACTTTATCGTATCTATGTGCAGTTTCTTATCATATTGTTTCTTCTTTAAACAGTGCATCCAAATCGTGGAGAGGCTTCAGCGATTGAGTTTAACGCGGGAGGAATATTACGTGCTGAAAGCATTGATCCTAGCAAATAGTGATGCTAAATCCGACGAGCCTCAGGCGCTCTACCGTTTTCGAGATTCGATCTTGAATTCTTTGTCGGATTGTGTAGCGGCAGTCAGACCAGGTCAAGCACTTCGCGTCACGCAAAACATGCTGCTAGTGCTACCCAGTCTCAGACAAGCTGATGGAATTGTCAGACGTTTCTGGTCCAGTGTGTATAAGACGGGCAAGGTACAGATGAACAAGCTCTTTGAAGAGATGCTGGAAAACGTTTGTTATCGATGAGATACGCTTGATTGTCGCAAATTCGATAACTTGACCGCACGTCGCCAGGATGCTGTTGTTTATTGTAAGCTGACGATGTTTGCCTCTATCaacgtaattatatattattgtacatcATTATTTCGGGTACGTTTTTTGGTGCCGTTGCGCCATTGAAGACATTAGTGAGTGGATAGTGCGTGAGAGAAACGGAGTTAtcgattctttttattttcaaaataaactcgtgagtttttattctttttttctttctttttgcgTGGGAAAAGGATGTTGAGAGTGGAAATTCGGACAGTGTCTCTGGCGTTGTGATTCacgaattgaattttaaatggcAGATATGAATAGTCTTCGTTAAAAATATCCAAACTTTCCTTTTCGAGTACCCCATTTACAGgtacagaaagaaagaaagatgaaagaaggaagaaaaaaaattgtaacttttatGTTGAAACATAACAGTACAAGATGCGAGAAGACTTTCAGAGTACTCATTTTAGAATAGGCATATGTGGCAGCCAATTGTTGGCTTTATTACCAAATAAAGTGTTTCCGTTTGATCGTCACGATCACAACACTAAATATAATAGTTAGATAAGATGTAATAACTGTGGgtgtttatatataacgtTGTAGTCACGATATCGTATTAagaatcaaaattattgttattgaacGAGATTTTCTCTATTCTCTTAatcattgtttattaaaaaaatttttttttaaattcacttTCTGTATCCCGACAAGAGCGATTTGGAATCGTGCGTCTTTTAACGCatttacatacacatatattatctGTCTCTTTTGCATTAGcacttgtaattatataatagctTAAATGTGAAgagaaattgaataatattaatcgatATATTTGTGATAGCTGTATTGAACATCCATAGTTATAGTGATGTAGAGATACGTCTTTATGCTATTATCCTAAATTACATCtttgtacaatataaatgAGATCAGTTAAAATGTGTGTGAGAAGTCAAGCAGAAGATAGATAGCGAGTAGAACGTTTGAATTGTTCCTCAATCGGAGACACGTcacttttattcaaaatttgtgGATTGTATattggaaatatattttaagaattaccGGCTAGATTATTGCCATATTGTCGTGCTTTCGTTAACGGTAGAAGTATTTACCCGGTTATTAAAACAATCGCGTTATGTTATTTGCCCGTGCCACACAAGAGaaagaacagaaaaatatattattactaatatataataattattattatttttacaatcacattacgatcattattattacattaatatatatacattaatattattattaccattatTATATTCAGGGATCTTTATTATCTAGTTATCACTATTATTGTTACGAAAATCAGCGAGCATAATATCATCACACAGTACGTTGATGCGCGACGAACGTAACATATGCCTTTCACGATGGGGAATTTTAAGGAAAGAACGAGAGCTATATTATAGAAAACGAGTAAGTTTCATGAAGCTTTGTTTGACGACTAATGCAAGTCGCAAGTCTACGGCGATTTTTATCAACTTAAAATTAACCTGAAATTATTTCAGTTATTTGAAGAAACTCGTTTAGCTTTTTAGCTACGATTAACGAATCAGGAAAGTCATTTGCCtaacaaacaattaaatttcagtTTAGTTCTTTcttatctgtttttttatctGTTATCTTTTGCTTATTCATTTCTTATATACCTAGAGTTAAAATTTGTAGTAAAAGGTAGTGTTGTACATTTCTGTCCAATTagagaatcatatttttcgaaaCACAGTGATCGAAATAGTAAAAGCCGCCACGGACCTCGTACTTACATCGCGAAACTATCGTTATGGGTTTAGAGTGCAATAAAGTCAGGACACGCAATTTATTTTCcttcttaataaaaagatgACATCCTTTTGCTCTTCTTTGATTGTCTCATCTGCTAATAGATTACAAGCGTTTTTTCTCCTTattctttttgcatttaaatctGTGAAAAACAATTTGTGGCTCGATCTCGAACTCGCTGCTCTTTCTTTCACAATTCTCTAGTAATCTATTTTCTCGATTAACTaacataataaagaaaaaaaagaaaaaaaaatcgaattgaTTGTTGCAGGCCATGTCGAATTTTTTCGTATTGTATTCAAACAGGACGCGCGATTTTTTAGCTAACTATTTTGTTCTCTTGAAAATAATGAGACtttagaaaattgttattcagaaaatataaaaacgtcTAAAAGGCATTGTAAAATGTTCTTTGGGGggaaaaatcttttaatcgCCTACATTGTCTGAGTAACGTTTTCTTTTCTCTGAAAATAAAATCCGTTTACAACGGATAAGTTTCCACCAATATTACAGCGACATCATTACAATATTGTTGGAACACTGTGCTAATGAGTGCAATACGCATCAAAagttctgtaaaaaaaaaatacaaaaatgtctAAAGTTTTACTTCGAAGAGAGTTTTGTGTTTCGCCATGTCATGTACGTCAACATATCTCAAGctcattaaaacaaaaatgtttccCCTCCGATGGCATTCTCTATGTAACGCGATACTGacgtttttctttgttttcgtTGAGGCCAACGAGCTTTCTCGCTTAACTGTGATATTCGCGTTTTTACTGGGCGCATTACAGATTCCACTATTGCTGGAATCAATctgtagaattaatattttcttgtttcCCCCTTTTATTGTTGAACGCGTCGAAGGAACCGCGGTGGTGTTAAAATATCCGTCTCCAGATACGTTCGTTTAAAGTTTTCGTGTATCTCGTCCCAATTCCTTCCACTTGAGAGACAAATCAGAACCTTTTTTGGCGAGGCGTTTCCTTTCGTGCGTTATGCCGTCGATTTTTGTCCTGACTTCCTCCTTTCTTTCTTCACGCAAATTCTGACTCACGATTCCGTTTCTCTTCTTcgcaatttacatttaattactaACAATTTTGTGCATCTCCTGCTATTTTGATGTCGCAAAGTTACCTTTCCCGAGGCTCTCCAATCGCGCCGACGCGATAGAcgcagaaaaattttatggatGTGCAAGAGCAAATATTTTGGCGTGCGCGTCACGCGTCTCATCGAAGAGagataagaaaaagagaaaaagaatgagaaagaagaaagCAAAAACCGTCAGGTATTTTTGTGTGACCGGATTATGAAGTTTCATACTTTTTCGAGCATTTTTCTTTGTACATATGTAATCACACCGATTCGCCGCGGCGCGCGGTAGAATCGTAGTCTCAGGGTTGCAAGCGAGCAAACACGATACAAACGTAGGCACATTCAAATAGTTAAGCCGTGCGAATATATATCTCTGTCAACAAATATTATAGGAGTAGTAGATAAAACGATAGATTTAATTAAGAGAAAAGAATAAGACAAAAAGTGCGATACGTTGTTTGTAACAGGAGGTTCGCGGGAGGCGACAAATATGTGCGGAAACGAAAGGAAAGCGAACGAGGACAAGGGTGGAACGAATTATAtcgataaaagtaaaatttattattgtgagGCGTTATAAGAtgattatgattttaatttccGCGGTGAAGGATGTATGCTCCCAAATcgttgaattttataaaaattcgcgCTTTGTTGACGCACGTCGGACTGGCCTCGAAAGGCCTTCCAGTTTGTTTGTGGACACGCGCGATTTGTCGGACGgtgatttgttatttcattgaGATCTCTTATTATAGAGGATGATTAAGGGTTACGTGTAATTTACCGTTGGCGGGAGATCTTAAGATACGGCGAAGGTTTTTTCAGGACGAGGGTATGAAAATTGTATAGCGCTAATAATCCATGGCTAAGTAAGTTCCTTCGGCGATAGAGATCTTGCCCTTTTGATTTTGCGATACGAGAACGCATCTACACTGAgagtgtattataaataatttatgtagtacactgaaaaaaaatatttttattagtaaataaattattatattaggtaataCTTTAGTATCATTTCCTTAATTTGAAGAGATATTTTGCaagtttataaagaaattttatatttgctgatatttattcaaaagaaaaatgatacaaaaaataagtatatttgtttaataatagcaattttttcagtgtatgtTATAAATGCgggatatatgtatatatggcACGCGGGCTGCgattttgagattttttttaaatatttgtaaagaaG
Proteins encoded in this window:
- the LOC105831087 gene encoding steroid hormone receptor ERR2 isoform X6, whose protein sequence is MEAWMYDVVCMMSDATESMIGNNRTMPNIKQEIDNPTTPTQNYQVCSPTTTLQHQESICTKLDLGPDYGNGRDNGSPESPEMHHCSSTTQPLGTSEDGVKEEDMMPRRLCLVCGDVASGFHYGVASCEACKAFFKRTIQASNFTGNIEYTCPANGDCEINKRRRKACQACRFQKCLRQGMLKEGVRLDRVRGGRQKYRRSTDPYTPVKNATLEEAHRVSSFADNKMVEALAGCEPDMLQVSNIPNVLETDQRVLGQLSDLYDRELVGIIGWAKQIPGFSSLALNDQMRLLQSTWAEILTFTLAWRSTPNTGRLRFAQDFSLDERLARECHCMELYTHCIQIVERLQRLSLTREEYYVLKALILANSDAKSDEPQALYRFRDSILNSLSDCVAAVRPGQALRVTQNMLLVLPSLRQADGIVRRFWSSVYKTGKVQMNKLFEEMLENVCYR
- the LOC105831087 gene encoding steroid hormone receptor ERR2 isoform X3 codes for the protein MSVCMMSDATESMIGNNRTMPNIKQEIDNPTTPTQNYQVCSPTTTLQHQESICTKLDLGPDYGNGRDNGSPESPEMHHCSSTTQPLGTSEDGVKEEDMMPRRLCLVCGDVASGFHYGVASCEACKAFFKRTIQASNFTGNIEYTCPANGDCEINKRRRKACQACRFQKCLRQGMLKEGVRLDRVRGGRQKYRRSTDPYTPVKNATLEANVASAGSTETIKAHRVSSFADNKMVEALAGCEPDMLQVSNIPNVLETDQRVLGQLSDLYDRELVGIIGWAKQIPGFSSLALNDQMRLLQSTWAEILTFTLAWRSTPNTGRLRFAQDFSLDERLARECHCMELYTHCIQIVERLQRLSLTREEYYVLKALILANSDAKSDEPQALYRFRDSILNSLSDCVAAVRPGQALRVTQNMLLVLPSLRQADGIVRRFWSSVYKTGKVQMNKLFEEMLENVCYR
- the LOC105831087 gene encoding steroid hormone receptor ERR2 isoform X2, whose translation is MEAWMYDVVCMMSDATESMIGNNRTMPNIKQEIDNPTTPTQNYQVCSPTTTLQHQESICTKLDLGPDYGNGRDNGSPESPEMHHCSSTTQPLGTSEDGVKEEDMMPRRLCLVCGDVASGFHYGVASCEACKAFFKRTIQGNIEYTCPANGDCEINKRRRKACQACRFQKCLRQGMLKEGVRLDRVRGGRQKYRRSTDPYTPVKNATLEANVASAGSTETIKAHRVSSFADNKMVEALAGCEPDMLQVSNIPNVLETDQRVLGQLSDLYDRELVGIIGWAKQIPGFSSLALNDQMRLLQSTWAEILTFTLAWRSTPNTGRLRFAQDFSLDERLARECHCMELYTHCIQIVERLQRLSLTREEYYVLKALILANSDAKSDEPQALYRFRDSILNSLSDCVAAVRPGQALRVTQNMLLVLPSLRQADGIVRRFWSSVYKTGKVQMNKLFEEMLENVCYR
- the LOC105831087 gene encoding steroid hormone receptor ERR2 isoform X5; translated protein: MMSDATESMIGNNRTMPNIKQEIDNPTTPTQNYQVCSPTTTLQHQESICTKLDLGPDYGNGRDNGSPESPEMHHCSSTTQPLGTSEDGVKEEDMMPRRLCLVCGDVASGFHYGVASCEACKAFFKRTIQASNFTGNIEYTCPANGDCEINKRRRKACQACRFQKCLRQGMLKEGVRLDRVRGGRQKYRRSTDPYTPVKNATLEANVASAGSTETIKAHRVSSFADNKMVEALAGCEPDMLQVSNIPNVLETDQRVLGQLSDLYDRELVGIIGWAKQIPGFSSLALNDQMRLLQSTWAEILTFTLAWRSTPNTGRLRFAQDFSLDERLARECHCMELYTHCIQIVERLQRLSLTREEYYVLKALILANSDAKSDEPQALYRFRDSILNSLSDCVAAVRPGQALRVTQNMLLVLPSLRQADGIVRRFWSSVYKTGKVQMNKLFEEMLENVCYR
- the LOC105831087 gene encoding steroid hormone receptor ERR2 isoform X1 — protein: MEAWMYDVVCMMSDATESMIGNNRTMPNIKQEIDNPTTPTQNYQVCSPTTTLQHQESICTKLDLGPDYGNGRDNGSPESPEMHHCSSTTQPLGTSEDGVKEEDMMPRRLCLVCGDVASGFHYGVASCEACKAFFKRTIQASNFTGNIEYTCPANGDCEINKRRRKACQACRFQKCLRQGMLKEGVRLDRVRGGRQKYRRSTDPYTPVKNATLEANVASAGSTETIKAHRVSSFADNKMVEALAGCEPDMLQVSNIPNVLETDQRVLGQLSDLYDRELVGIIGWAKQIPGFSSLALNDQMRLLQSTWAEILTFTLAWRSTPNTGRLRFAQDFSLDERLARECHCMELYTHCIQIVERLQRLSLTREEYYVLKALILANSDAKSDEPQALYRFRDSILNSLSDCVAAVRPGQALRVTQNMLLVLPSLRQADGIVRRFWSSVYKTGKVQMNKLFEEMLENVCYR
- the LOC105831087 gene encoding steroid hormone receptor ERR2 isoform X10, with translation MEAWMYDVSICTKLDLGPDYGNGRDNGSPESPEMHHCSSTTQPLGTSEDGVKEEDMMPRRLCLVCGDVASGFHYGVASCEACKAFFKRTIQASNFTGNIEYTCPANGDCEINKRRRKACQACRFQKCLRQGMLKEGVRLDRVRGGRQKYRRSTDPYTPVKNATLEANVASAGSTETIKAHRVSSFADNKMVEALAGCEPDMLQVSNIPNVLETDQRVLGQLSDLYDRELVGIIGWAKQIPGFSSLALNDQMRLLQSTWAEILTFTLAWRSTPNTGRLRFAQDFSLDERLARECHCMELYTHCIQIVERLQRLSLTREEYYVLKALILANSDAKSDEPQALYRFRDSILNSLSDCVAAVRPGQALRVTQNMLLVLPSLRQADGIVRRFWSSVYKTGKVQMNKLFEEMLENVCYR
- the LOC105831087 gene encoding steroid hormone receptor ERR2 isoform X11, whose protein sequence is MHHCSSTTQPLGTSEDGVKEEDMMPRRLCLVCGDVASGFHYGVASCEACKAFFKRTIQASNFTGNIEYTCPANGDCEINKRRRKACQACRFQKCLRQGMLKEGVRLDRVRGGRQKYRRSTDPYTPVKNATLEANVASAGSTETIKAHRVSSFADNKMVEALAGCEPDMLQVSNIPNVLETDQRVLGQLSDLYDRELVGIIGWAKQIPGFSSLALNDQMRLLQSTWAEILTFTLAWRSTPNTGRLRFAQDFSLDERLARECHCMELYTHCIQIVERLQRLSLTREEYYVLKALILANSDAKSDEPQALYRFRDSILNSLSDCVAAVRPGQALRVTQNMLLVLPSLRQADGIVRRFWSSVYKTGKVQMNKLFEEMLENVCYR
- the LOC105831087 gene encoding steroid hormone receptor ERR2 isoform X9, which produces MEAWMYDVVCMMSDATESMIGNNRTMPNIKQEIDNPTTPTQNYQVCSPTTTLQHQESICTKLDLGPDYGNGRDNGSPESPEMHHCSSTTQPLGTSEDGVKEEDMMPRRLCLVCGDVASGFHYGVASCEACKAFFKRTIQGNIEYTCPANGDCEINKRRRKACQACRFQKCLRQGMLKEGVRLDRVRGGRQKYRRSTDPYTPVKNATLEDNKMVEALAGCEPDMLQVSNIPNVLETDQRVLGQLSDLYDRELVGIIGWAKQIPGFSSLALNDQMRLLQSTWAEILTFTLAWRSTPNTGRLRFAQDFSLDERLARECHCMELYTHCIQIVERLQRLSLTREEYYVLKALILANSDAKSDEPQALYRFRDSILNSLSDCVAAVRPGQALRVTQNMLLVLPSLRQADGIVRRFWSSVYKTGKVQMNKLFEEMLENVCYR
- the LOC105831087 gene encoding steroid hormone receptor ERR2 isoform X7; this translates as MEAWMYDVVCMMSDATESMIGNNRTMPNIKQEIDNPTTPTQNYQVCSPTTTLQHQESICTKLDLGPDYGNGRDNGSPESPEMHHCSSTTQPLGTSEDGVKEEDMMPRRLCLVCGDVASGFHYGVASCEACKAFFKRTIQGNIEYTCPANGDCEINKRRRKACQACRFQKCLRQGMLKEGVRLDRVRGGRQKYRRSTDPYTPVKNATLEANVASAGSTETINNKMVEALAGCEPDMLQVSNIPNVLETDQRVLGQLSDLYDRELVGIIGWAKQIPGFSSLALNDQMRLLQSTWAEILTFTLAWRSTPNTGRLRFAQDFSLDERLARECHCMELYTHCIQIVERLQRLSLTREEYYVLKALILANSDAKSDEPQALYRFRDSILNSLSDCVAAVRPGQALRVTQNMLLVLPSLRQADGIVRRFWSSVYKTGKVQMNKLFEEMLENVCYR
- the LOC105831087 gene encoding steroid hormone receptor ERR2 isoform X4 encodes the protein MEAWMYDVVCMMSDATESMIGNNRTMPNIKQEIDNPTTPTQNYQVCSPTTTLQHQESICTKLDLGPDYGNGRDNGSPESPEMHHCSSTTQPLGTSEDGVKEEDMMPRRLCLVCGDVASGFHYGVASCEACKAFFKRTIQASNFTGNIEYTCPANGDCEINKRRRKACQACRFQKCLRQGMLKEGVRLDRVRGGRQKYRRSTDPYTPVKNATLEANVASAGSTETINNKMVEALAGCEPDMLQVSNIPNVLETDQRVLGQLSDLYDRELVGIIGWAKQIPGFSSLALNDQMRLLQSTWAEILTFTLAWRSTPNTGRLRFAQDFSLDERLARECHCMELYTHCIQIVERLQRLSLTREEYYVLKALILANSDAKSDEPQALYRFRDSILNSLSDCVAAVRPGQALRVTQNMLLVLPSLRQADGIVRRFWSSVYKTGKVQMNKLFEEMLENVCYR
- the LOC105831087 gene encoding steroid hormone receptor ERR2 isoform X8; its protein translation is MEAWMYDVVCMMSDATESMIGNNRTMPNIKQEIDNPTTPTQNYQVCSPTTTLQHQESICTKLDLGPDYGNGRDNGSPESPEMHHCSSTTQPLGTSEDGVKEEDMMPRRLCLVCGDVASGFHYGVASCEACKAFFKRTIQASNFTGNIEYTCPANGDCEINKRRRKACQACRFQKCLRQGMLKEGVRLDRVRGGRQKYRRSTDPYTPVKNATLEDNKMVEALAGCEPDMLQVSNIPNVLETDQRVLGQLSDLYDRELVGIIGWAKQIPGFSSLALNDQMRLLQSTWAEILTFTLAWRSTPNTGRLRFAQDFSLDERLARECHCMELYTHCIQIVERLQRLSLTREEYYVLKALILANSDAKSDEPQALYRFRDSILNSLSDCVAAVRPGQALRVTQNMLLVLPSLRQADGIVRRFWSSVYKTGKVQMNKLFEEMLENVCYR